From the Ferrigenium kumadai genome, one window contains:
- a CDS encoding flagellar motor protein MotB: protein MPTSCPALMVMFLLVMSVALLAITNNVSETERREVERTHEIDQILAKIEKATQQYPGISIDKNRSVIDFGDRARFETGSSRLSNEQAQYLSTFVSEVLSIAREELGKKWVKRIVAEGFADQRGDYLLNLNLSLQRSQRVLCVLLAPPPTQEHVLSPAELEQVRELFLVGGYSFNSAKASLEESRRIELRLEFFGLDEVRPANLEIPRGDFGTCRI from the coding sequence ATGCCGACCTCATGTCCCGCGCTGATGGTCATGTTCCTGCTGGTCATGAGCGTGGCGCTGCTCGCGATCACCAACAACGTCTCCGAAACGGAGCGCAGGGAAGTCGAACGCACGCATGAAATCGACCAGATCCTGGCGAAGATCGAGAAGGCAACCCAACAATATCCCGGCATCTCCATCGACAAGAACCGTAGCGTGATCGATTTCGGCGACCGCGCACGCTTCGAAACCGGCAGCTCGCGACTGTCGAACGAACAGGCACAGTACCTCAGCACCTTCGTCTCGGAAGTGCTCTCTATCGCCCGCGAAGAACTGGGCAAGAAATGGGTCAAGCGCATCGTCGCAGAGGGGTTCGCCGACCAGCGCGGCGACTACCTGCTGAACCTCAACCTGAGCCTGCAGCGCAGCCAGCGCGTGCTTTGCGTGCTGCTCGCTCCGCCGCCCACGCAGGAGCATGTGCTGAGTCCCGCCGAACTGGAGCAGGTCCGCGAGCTGTTCCTGGTCGGGGGATATTCGTTCAACTCGGCCAAGGCATCCCTGGAAGAAAGCCGCCGCATCGAACTGCGCCTGGAATTCTTCGGCCTCGATGAAGTCCGCCCGGCAAATCTCGAAATCCCGCGCGGCGATTTCGGAACCTGCCGGATATGA